A genome region from Triticum aestivum cultivar Chinese Spring chromosome 2B, IWGSC CS RefSeq v2.1, whole genome shotgun sequence includes the following:
- the LOC123043162 gene encoding putative receptor-like protein kinase At4g00960 isoform X2 codes for MIERMATNTFSFSARLTSSSLAVHNGEEIAVKRLHHFQGLDDQQFQNEFRNLSKVSHKNVIRLIGYCYESRSKYMKHNGELVFAKMMERLLCFEYMQGGSLEKYIADEPCRLDWPTCYKIIQGICDGLNHLHNAQEKAIFHLDLKPSNILLGKNMTPKISGFDLSVDSTEGMDPIAMRRGTLEYMPPEYIDSGIISNKFDVFSLGSIIIRMMDGHGGPYRYSEMSPNQFIEYVSENWKKRLEKLSEHSSYEMDILQVQACVEIAFRCLEADRNKRPSIEEIICELGLRQ; via the exons ATGATTGAGAGAATGGCTACTAACACCTTTTCTTTCTCAGCAAGATTAACATCATCTTCTCTG GCGGTGCATAATGGGGAAGAGATTGCTGTGAagaggcttcatcatttccaagGACTTGATGATCAGCAATTTCAAAATGAATTCCGTAACCTCAGCAAGGTCTCTCACAAAAATGTTATACGGTTAATTGGCTACTGCTATGAATCACGGAGTAAATATATGAAACACAACGGGGAACTTGTGTTTGCTAAAATGATGGAGCGACTACTCTGCTTTGAATATATGCAGGGCGGAAGCCTTGAGAAATACATCGCAG ACGAACCATGTAGACTTGACTGGCCCACATGTTATAAAATCATTCAAGGGATCTGTGACGGCTTAAATCACCTTCACAATGCACAGGAAAAAGCAATTTTCCATCTGGACTTGAAGCCTTCGAATATATTGCTGGGTAAAAACATGACTCCCAAGATTTCAGGTTTTGATTTGTCTGTTGATTCAACAGAAGGAATGGACCCGATAGCGATGAGAAGAGGAACACT TGAGTACATGCCACCAGAATACATAGACAGCGGCATCATATCAAACAAGTTTGACGTGTTCAGTTTGGGCAGCATTATTATAAGAATGATGGACGGACATGGGGGTCCTTACCGTTATTCTGAAATGTCTCCCAACCAGTTTATTGAATAT GTAAGTGAAAACTGGAAGAAAAGGTTGGAGAAATTGTCGGAGCATTCATCATACGAGATGGATATCCTACAAGTGCAGGCATGTGTTGAGATAGCATTTAGATGCTTGGAAGCCGATCGAAACAAAAGGCCTAGTATAGAGGAAATTATATGTGAACTGGGGTTAAGACAGTAA
- the LOC123043162 gene encoding putative receptor-like protein kinase At4g00960 isoform X1, producing MDFTFALLDTITKSFSEEQKIASGGYGDIYRAVHNGEEIAVKRLHHFQGLDDQQFQNEFRNLSKVSHKNVIRLIGYCYESRSKYMKHNGELVFAKMMERLLCFEYMQGGSLEKYIADEPCRLDWPTCYKIIQGICDGLNHLHNAQEKAIFHLDLKPSNILLGKNMTPKISGFDLSVDSTEGMDPIAMRRGTLEYMPPEYIDSGIISNKFDVFSLGSIIIRMMDGHGGPYRYSEMSPNQFIEYVSENWKKRLEKLSEHSSYEMDILQVQACVEIAFRCLEADRNKRPSIEEIICELGLRQ from the exons ATGGATTTTACATTCGCTTTGCTTGATACTATCACGAAGAGTTTCTCAGAGGAACAAAAAATTGCCAGTGGTGGGTATGGAGATATTTACAGG GCGGTGCATAATGGGGAAGAGATTGCTGTGAagaggcttcatcatttccaagGACTTGATGATCAGCAATTTCAAAATGAATTCCGTAACCTCAGCAAGGTCTCTCACAAAAATGTTATACGGTTAATTGGCTACTGCTATGAATCACGGAGTAAATATATGAAACACAACGGGGAACTTGTGTTTGCTAAAATGATGGAGCGACTACTCTGCTTTGAATATATGCAGGGCGGAAGCCTTGAGAAATACATCGCAG ACGAACCATGTAGACTTGACTGGCCCACATGTTATAAAATCATTCAAGGGATCTGTGACGGCTTAAATCACCTTCACAATGCACAGGAAAAAGCAATTTTCCATCTGGACTTGAAGCCTTCGAATATATTGCTGGGTAAAAACATGACTCCCAAGATTTCAGGTTTTGATTTGTCTGTTGATTCAACAGAAGGAATGGACCCGATAGCGATGAGAAGAGGAACACT TGAGTACATGCCACCAGAATACATAGACAGCGGCATCATATCAAACAAGTTTGACGTGTTCAGTTTGGGCAGCATTATTATAAGAATGATGGACGGACATGGGGGTCCTTACCGTTATTCTGAAATGTCTCCCAACCAGTTTATTGAATAT GTAAGTGAAAACTGGAAGAAAAGGTTGGAGAAATTGTCGGAGCATTCATCATACGAGATGGATATCCTACAAGTGCAGGCATGTGTTGAGATAGCATTTAGATGCTTGGAAGCCGATCGAAACAAAAGGCCTAGTATAGAGGAAATTATATGTGAACTGGGGTTAAGACAGTAA
- the LOC123043164 gene encoding cysteine-rich receptor-like protein kinase 28, which yields MDSTCFRLHQLEAITNNFSGDQKVGSGGYGDVYKAVLNGEEIAVKKLHVLQGLDDEDFRNELCNFNKVNHKNIIRLIGYCHDTHERCVEYGGELILARIVERLLCFEYMQGGSLDKHIGDESCLLDWATCYKIIQGTCEGLNHLHNAQEKPIFHLDLKPSNILLDNNITPKITDLHFSTRVASTEEYYKTEIIRGTMSYMPPEYIECGIVSNKFDVFSLGAVIIRVVAGNKGYYRGHRELSRTQFIELVVENWKGRLQPSSEYRSHDIDILRVRTCVEMALRCVDRDREKRPCIEDIVHELEELEAEIKRIMSVPLEESKVLIPQMGSNPYHLPLQHLKDITDNFCDDRKLGSGGFGVVYKGVLQNGNMVAVKKLVMSTPKSQNQFENEGDLLMTLKHPNIVRLLGYCYETELIYVPYKDKFVFAQDTQHLLCLEYMPNGSLDNYISDAYVSSGLDWHTRYKVIEGIAFGLKYLHEEATVPIIHLDLKPPNILLDENFVPKITDFGLSRLFHQNQTIHTATYTGTFGYMALEYQLRGIITPMADIFSLGVIIMEVITGHRKYPYPDDIRKSSKDFIEREVQKWRIKLQEEPGYISLEADCQQIEKCIQIGLICVNPEPTKRPTVKKIIDMLQGLESMEWYIRNELSIDGIQEEQ from the exons ATGGACAGCACGTGCTTTAGACTCCATCAGCTTGAAGCCATTACAAACAACTTCTCAGGGGATCAAAAAGTAGGCAGCGGCGGGTATGGAGATGTTTACAAG GCGGTGCTTAATGGCGAAGAGATTGCTGTGAAGAAGCTTCATGTTTTGCAAGGACTCGATGATGAGGATTTTCGCAATGAACTCTGTAACTTTAACAAGGTCAATCACAAAAATATCATACGGTTAATTGGCTACTGCCATGACACACACGAGAGATGCGTGGAATATGGAGGGGAACTTATCTTAGCGAGAATAGTGGAGCGACTTCTCTGCTTCGAGTATATGCAGGGGGGAAGCCTTGATAAGCATATTGGAG ATGAATCTTGCCTACTTGATTGGGCCACATGTTATAAAATCATTCAAGGGACATGCGAGGGATTAAATCACCTTCACAATGCACAGGAAAAACCAATTTTCCATCTGGACTTAAAGCCTTCTAATATATTGCTGGATAACAACATCACGCCGAAAATTACAGATTTACATTTCTCGACACGTGTTGCTTCAACAGAAGAATATTACAAAACAGAGATTATTAGAGGGACAAT GAGCTATATGCCACCAGAATACATAGAATGTGGTATTGTATCAAACAAATTTGACGTGTTCAGTTTGGGTGCAGTAATTATAAGAGTGGTGGCAGGAAATAAGGGCTACTACCGTGGTCATCGTGAATTGTCTCGCACGCAGTTTATCGAGCTT GTAGTTGAAAACTGGAAGGGAAGGTTGCAACCAAGTTCCGAGTATCGATCACACGACATAGACATATTACGGGTGCGTACATGTGTTGAGATGGCATTACGATGTGTGGACAGAGACCGGGAAAAAAGGCCCTGTATAGAGGATATTGTCCATGAACTGGAGGAACTAGAAGCTGAGATTAAGAGAATAATGTCAGTACCTCTTGAGGAGTCAAAAGTCTTAATACCGCAG ATGGGATCCAATCCATACCACCTCCCGTTACAACATTTGAAAGACATCACAGACAATTTCTGTGATGACCGCAAACTTGGTAGTGGTGGTTTTGGTGTCGTATATAAG GGAGTGCTGCAAAATGGGAATATGGTTGCAGTGAAGAAGCTTGTGATGTCCACGCCGAAGTCACAGAACCAATTTGAGAATGAGGGTGATCTTCTTATGACACTGAAGCACCCAAATATAGTGCGACTATTGGGCTACTGCTATGAAACAGAACTTATATATGTGCCTTACAAAGATAAATTCGTTTTTGCTCAAGACACACAACATTTGCTTTGCTTGGAATATATGCCTAATGGAAGTCTTGACAATTACATTTCAG ATGCATATGTGTCTTCTGGACTTGATTGGCACACACGTTACAAAGTAATTGAGGGCATTGCCTTTGGTCTAAAGTATCTTCACGAGGAAGCTACCGTTCCCATTATTCACTTGGACCTAAAACCTCCTAACATATTGCTTGATGAAAATTTTGTACCAAAAATTACAGACTTCGGTCTGTCAAGATTGTTTCATCAAAATCAGACTATTCACACTGCAACTTATACTGGAACATT TGGTTACATGGCGCTAGAATACCAGCTACGAGGTATAATCACACCTATGGCAGACATATTCAGTTTGGGTGTAATAATCATGGAGGTAATAACGGGGCACAGGAAATACCCTTACCCAGATGATATCAGAAAGTCTTCCAAGGACTTCATCGAGCGA GAAGTTCAAAAATGGAGAATTAAGCTGCAAGAAGAACCAGGATATATATCACTAGAAGCAGACTGCCAACAAATAGAAAAATGCATTCAGATAGGTCTAATTTGCGTGAATCCTGAGCCAACAAAAAGGCCTACGGTGAAGAAAATTATTGATATGCTTCAAGGGTTGGAAAGTATGGAATGGTACATTCGCAACGAG CTATCAATCGACGGCATCCAGGAGGAGCAGTAG